TGGTCAACTTTATCCAAAAATCCAAGCCTTTTCATTGAGCCACCGCCGACAACTACAATAGCCTTTTTCCCTTTTAATGCCTTCAGCGCTTCCAAGGAGCCCTCTCCATAATATATATCTCTCGGTAAAGTAAACCTGTTCATATATCGTTACCTCCATAATTGATTTGATATGAAATTTATATCTTCTATTATTTTTGTTATATGAACGGGGATTTATGCAAAACAAATACAACCCCCGGTAAATAAAATTTGATCATTCATCAATCCTCGCGCAAAGATTGTTATTTATTTCACGTATATTATATATTTAAACTACTATAAAATCAATACAAAATATGTTGATTTTAGATTAAATTTTATCGAAAGTTAATCGCAAAAGAATATGGGCTGATTCTATCGTTTCTGTTTTTCTGCAAAATCCTTCAGCATATGGATGCTTTTTATATCAGGCGAACTGGAACCTATCATAAGTCCCGGTCTGCTGTAAAATCCGTGGAAGTCCGTTCCGCCCGTCTCAATCAATTTATACTTTTTAGCAATTTCACGGGTGCGTCTCTCGCCTTCTAAATCGTGATGCGGATGTTTAACTTCGATGCCTGCAAGCCCTTCCTTTACAAGCTCAGGCACTGCATCAAGATTTTTATAAAAATACGGATGGGCAAGCACAGGAACTCCACCTGCATCTAAGATGGCATGTATCGCTTCAAACATATCCACATATCTTATAGGAATATAGGCGATACCCTTTCCCCGGCCGTTTTTTCCGTTAGAGAAAAGGGCACGAAAAAGATCCCCGTATATACTGTCGCAATATCCTTTATCCATAAGGGCATGCATTATATTCTGCTTATATATTGCCGTTCTCCCGGCATATTTTTGTACATCATCCCACGATATTTTGTAACCGTTTGATATTATTATATCAAACATTTTCAGAGCCGCATCGTTCCTCTGCTTTAAAACAGGGTCGCAAAGCCTTTTTATCGCCTGATGCCCCGGCTTAATATAATATCCAAGCATGTGCACCTTTCTGTCTCTTTTAAAATCGTAAGCCGATATTTCGATCGCAGGTATAACATCTATGTTGAATTTATGCCC
This window of the Clostridiales bacterium genome carries:
- a CDS encoding PHP domain-containing protein, which codes for MIDLHCHSDYSDGSMSVYELLKNAKENGVTHIAITDHDTSAGVEEALKIGHKFNIDVIPAIEISAYDFKRDRKVHMLGYYIKPGHQAIKRLCDPVLKQRNDAALKMFDIIISNGYKISWDDVQKYAGRTAIYKQNIMHALMDKGYCDSIYGDLFRALFSNGKNGRGKGIAYIPIRYVDMFEAIHAILDAGGVPVLAHPYFYKNLDAVPELVKEGLAGIEVKHPHHDLEGERRTREIAKKYKLIETGGTDFHGFYSRPGLMIGSSSPDIKSIHMLKDFAEKQKR